The Halomicronema hongdechloris C2206 genome includes a window with the following:
- a CDS encoding MFS transporter produces MDQTAPTGKRWLAWLPKLKREVWILAAGQLLLFIGQGFTLVYASIFFVNELGFSPTQVGLALGSGGVSGTLGRFWSGNAIDSPRLGRRGTLLLAAVVAALGSFSLAFATTFPLLVGGNLLLGLGISFYWPATLAVTTDLTPPEHRKEAMALTRLADNLGLGLGALLAGQYIALAGDYRLLFICKGLAYLLFGVVVLVAIAETVQPQAERRNVLRNWWQALQDRRLITYLMANLFFTTYAAQLSSTLPLYLANFVPGGNTETGFSEQLISYFFVWHALLKILLQLPITRWLRDIPHPTLLLAALGLWSVSFFLIWLIGILSVHALMVALMAFTCVAMAEILYAPSASALVGDMAPVDLRGIYFSLESQCWAIGFLVGPAMGGWALDHPSLLGTNVWLVLVSSAAIAGMLLLRLQGQLAGRDVEEPADVSAG; encoded by the coding sequence ATGGATCAGACAGCCCCGACTGGGAAGCGATGGCTAGCTTGGCTGCCAAAGTTGAAGCGAGAGGTTTGGATTTTAGCGGCAGGGCAACTGCTGCTGTTTATCGGCCAGGGGTTCACCCTGGTCTATGCCTCTATCTTTTTCGTCAATGAGCTGGGCTTTTCCCCCACCCAGGTGGGACTGGCCCTCGGCAGCGGCGGCGTGTCTGGCACCCTGGGACGATTTTGGTCGGGCAATGCCATCGACTCGCCCCGCTTGGGACGACGGGGCACGTTGCTGCTGGCGGCGGTGGTGGCGGCCCTCGGCAGCTTCTCGTTAGCCTTCGCCACCACCTTTCCATTACTAGTGGGCGGCAACCTATTACTGGGGTTGGGCATCAGCTTCTACTGGCCTGCCACCCTGGCGGTGACCACCGACCTGACCCCCCCGGAGCATCGCAAAGAAGCCATGGCCCTGACTCGGCTGGCGGATAATCTGGGCTTGGGTCTGGGGGCGTTGCTGGCGGGGCAATATATCGCCCTGGCCGGGGACTACCGACTGCTGTTCATCTGCAAAGGGCTGGCCTATTTACTCTTTGGGGTGGTGGTGCTGGTGGCGATTGCCGAAACGGTGCAGCCCCAAGCCGAGCGTCGCAATGTGCTACGGAACTGGTGGCAAGCCTTGCAGGATCGTCGCCTGATCACCTACCTGATGGCCAACCTATTTTTCACCACCTATGCCGCTCAACTGAGTAGTACCTTGCCCCTGTATTTGGCTAACTTCGTCCCCGGCGGCAATACGGAGACGGGCTTCTCGGAGCAATTGATCAGCTATTTCTTCGTCTGGCATGCCCTGCTGAAAATTCTGCTGCAGCTGCCGATTACCCGGTGGCTACGGGATATCCCCCACCCCACATTGCTGCTAGCCGCTTTGGGGCTGTGGAGTGTGAGCTTTTTCTTGATCTGGTTGATCGGCATACTGTCGGTCCACGCCCTGATGGTGGCGCTGATGGCCTTTACCTGTGTGGCCATGGCTGAAATTCTCTACGCCCCCTCGGCCTCGGCCCTGGTGGGGGACATGGCGCCTGTTGATCTGAGAGGCATCTATTTTTCCCTGGAGTCGCAGTGTTGGGCCATTGGCTTTCTGGTGGGACCTGCAATGGGGGGCTGGGCGCTGGATCATCCCTCACTGTTGGGCACGAATGTTTGGTTAGTGTTGGTCTCTAGCGCCGCCATTGCCGGCATGCTTCTGCTACGGCTGCAGGGGCAGTTAGCTGGTCGTGACGTGGAAGAACCGGCCGATGTATCGGCTGGATAA
- a CDS encoding MFS transporter, with amino-acid sequence MAATLHRLQQAPVLHPHFPLSPQRLPIFYGWVILVVTTIGILMSIPGQTAGVSVFTDPLLAATGLSRLSLSNAYLIGTLTSGFLLPFGGVVIDRFGARLVVIASSLWLALTLVYLSVSDRLAQWLSTLFALESSLPIAFGLLCLGFVSLRFSGQGMLTLVSRTTLGKWFDRRRGMASGTSGIFVSFGFSAAPLLLSFFIDGLGWRGAWLALAALVGLGMGSLGWLCYRDNPEECGLVMGCRGSPPDVLTPSAAATPANTGDTKPAAQPDQRYFGPPRDFTRSDALKTLAFWAVTFALATQALTITAHHLSHCRYWRRRRVAAETNRGAVFTHRHHRHSHRVPDWDFVGPRSPEAALHRHDDL; translated from the coding sequence TTGGCCGCTACCCTCCATCGCCTGCAACAGGCTCCCGTTCTGCATCCCCATTTCCCCCTGTCCCCCCAGCGCCTGCCGATATTTTATGGCTGGGTGATTTTGGTGGTCACGACTATCGGGATTCTCATGAGCATTCCGGGGCAAACGGCGGGGGTGAGTGTGTTTACCGATCCGCTGCTGGCGGCAACGGGGCTGTCGCGGCTGTCGCTGAGCAATGCCTATCTGATCGGCACCCTGACCAGTGGCTTTCTGCTGCCGTTTGGCGGCGTCGTGATCGATCGCTTTGGCGCCCGCTTGGTGGTGATTGCATCGTCTCTGTGGTTAGCGCTGACGCTGGTGTATTTGAGTGTGAGTGATCGCCTGGCCCAATGGCTCAGCACCCTCTTTGCCCTGGAGTCGTCCCTGCCCATAGCCTTTGGGCTACTGTGTCTGGGTTTCGTGAGCCTGCGGTTTAGTGGGCAGGGCATGTTGACCCTGGTGAGTCGCACCACCTTGGGCAAGTGGTTTGATCGGCGGCGGGGGATGGCCTCGGGCACCTCTGGGATTTTTGTCTCCTTTGGGTTTTCGGCGGCGCCGCTGTTGCTCAGCTTCTTCATTGATGGCTTGGGCTGGCGGGGGGCCTGGCTAGCCCTGGCAGCCTTGGTGGGGCTAGGCATGGGCAGCCTGGGCTGGTTGTGTTATCGGGATAATCCGGAAGAGTGTGGTTTGGTGATGGGATGCCGTGGCTCGCCACCCGATGTCTTGACGCCGTCAGCTGCTGCTACCCCCGCGAATACCGGTGACACCAAACCGGCTGCCCAGCCAGATCAGCGGTATTTTGGCCCCCCGCGAGACTTTACCCGCAGCGACGCATTGAAGACGCTGGCCTTTTGGGCGGTCACCTTCGCCCTGGCGACGCAGGCCCTGACCATCACCGCGCATCACCTTTCACATTGTCGATATTGGCGCCGCCGCCGGGTTGCCGCAGAAACAAACCGTGGCGCTGTTTTTACCCATCGGCATCATCGCCACAGCCACCGGGTACCTGATTGGGATTTTGTCGGACCGCGCTCGCCTGAAGCTGCTCTTCATCGGCATGATGATCTTTGA
- a CDS encoding MFS transporter, with the protein MMIFEAIGIASMAHLDIEPLRLVAIAGLGVSGGCFGTLSTVTMPRYFGRQHLGAIAGVEMMTLVIASAIGPSLLALFNNWFGSYQLGLYLCAGLPLAVNGLLIPSGNPQRQPRES; encoded by the coding sequence ATGATGATCTTTGAGGCCATCGGCATCGCGAGCATGGCTCACTTGGATATCGAGCCGTTGCGACTGGTGGCCATTGCGGGGCTGGGGGTGAGTGGCGGCTGCTTTGGTACCCTCTCGACGGTGACCATGCCCCGCTATTTTGGTCGGCAACATCTCGGTGCGATCGCAGGGGTAGAAATGATGACCCTGGTAATTGCCAGCGCCATCGGGCCTTCTCTGCTGGCCCTGTTTAATAACTGGTTTGGCAGTTATCAGCTGGGGCTCTATCTCTGTGCGGGGTTGCCGTTGGCGGTGAATGGGTTGCTGATTCCCTCGGGTAATCCTCAGCGGCAACCTCGGGAATCCTGA
- a CDS encoding 2-phosphosulfolactate phosphatase family protein, which produces MKLSVFHTPEEVPDDATPDCAIAIDVLRATSTMAAALDAGAEAIQVFSDINELMHVSEHWPADKRLRAGERGGARVDGCDLGNSPLDHSPAHSAGRRLFMSTTNGTRCLQRIQHAPMVITAALTTRQAVVTFLERQRPHTVWLVGSGWEGSYSLEDTVCAGAILHGMMAATQANCKDLAGNDAAVAAVSLYLHWQDRLLELMHYANHGQRLLRLNNDTDLKYCAQVDILDIVPIQIEPGVLVQQPQQAIVNPVVSQ; this is translated from the coding sequence GTGAAGCTATCTGTCTTTCATACCCCTGAGGAAGTTCCGGATGATGCCACGCCGGACTGTGCGATCGCAATCGACGTATTGCGCGCCACCTCCACCATGGCGGCGGCCCTAGACGCTGGCGCCGAGGCGATTCAGGTCTTCAGCGACATCAATGAGTTAATGCATGTGAGTGAACACTGGCCCGCCGATAAACGGCTGCGGGCCGGCGAGCGGGGGGGGGCCCGGGTCGATGGCTGTGATTTGGGCAACTCCCCCCTCGATCACTCGCCGGCTCACTCCGCTGGACGCCGCCTGTTCATGAGCACCACCAACGGCACCCGTTGCCTGCAGCGGATTCAACATGCCCCCATGGTGATCACGGCTGCCCTCACCACCCGCCAAGCGGTGGTTACCTTTCTAGAGCGTCAGCGTCCCCATACCGTCTGGCTGGTGGGGTCTGGCTGGGAAGGCAGCTACTCTCTAGAGGATACGGTCTGTGCCGGGGCAATTCTGCATGGAATGATGGCAGCCACCCAAGCTAACTGCAAGGATCTGGCTGGCAACGATGCTGCCGTTGCCGCCGTCAGCCTCTATCTGCATTGGCAAGATCGCCTTTTAGAGCTCATGCACTATGCTAACCACGGGCAGCGGCTGTTGCGACTCAACAACGACACCGACCTGAAATACTGCGCCCAAGTGGATATCCTCGACATCGTACCCATCCAGATCGAACCGGGGGTGCTGGTGCAGCAACCGCAACAGGCGATAGTTAACCCGGTTGTCTCCCAGTAA
- a CDS encoding DUF2085 domain-containing protein — MQGTRSRPSLNWRSLLGDIGLAALISGPIAAPFLAASAWPLLTDIANIIYTMGEHVCPQPELGVPLAAPHIMAVCMRCYGTVLGLGIMRWLYHRTRGQGTYWLEQYGLLGFVLTFILCLAYPLELAMQGFDWWGVHHGAMTLFGLIAGLGLGAYLMPLLHQPASENG; from the coding sequence ATGCAAGGCACCAGATCGAGGCCATCGCTGAATTGGCGCAGCCTACTCGGGGATATTGGGCTGGCCGCCCTGATATCAGGGCCCATCGCCGCTCCGTTTCTAGCGGCATCGGCATGGCCATTGCTGACTGACATCGCCAATATTATCTACACCATGGGAGAGCATGTCTGTCCCCAGCCGGAACTCGGCGTCCCCCTGGCGGCTCCCCACATCATGGCAGTCTGTATGCGGTGCTATGGCACCGTGCTGGGGCTAGGCATCATGCGATGGCTCTACCATCGCACCCGGGGCCAAGGGACCTACTGGTTGGAACAGTACGGGCTCTTGGGTTTCGTGCTGACGTTTATTCTCTGTCTGGCCTATCCCCTGGAGCTGGCTATGCAGGGCTTTGACTGGTGGGGGGTGCACCATGGCGCCATGACTCTGTTTGGCCTGATTGCGGGCTTGGGATTAGGCGCGTATTTGATGCCTCTGTTGCATCAACCGGCCTCGGAGAATGGTTGA
- a CDS encoding potassium channel family protein produces the protein MRRWRRWQRRIGRFLKRENLDRLLLLTVVLIGLSSVGLAWAEPQLSLTDSLWWSIVTLTTVGYGDIAPSTVVGRLIAVVNMVIGIGILAALSATLASILVNRKLKEELGMSAYDVADHIILCEWNHRAAVILRELRADSKTWQTPIVLIATLERKPVDDDNLFFVRGKVSDETLRQANLARASTVIILGDDQLEDTARDAKVVLSTLTVESINPSAYTIVELVDQAHVITCQRARANEIIVSSDISSKLMSQAALNHGITKVVSEMLSFQVGHQLYKIPMPKSRVGCSFVEVLTYMKAHLPESGGGGAEGGGRGGWCLTRRRTIPWRPMTT, from the coding sequence TTGAGACGATGGCGACGCTGGCAACGGCGGATCGGCCGGTTTTTGAAACGGGAGAACCTAGACCGACTGCTATTGCTGACGGTGGTCCTAATTGGGCTGAGTTCTGTGGGCCTGGCCTGGGCAGAACCGCAGCTATCCCTGACCGATAGCCTCTGGTGGAGCATCGTCACCCTAACCACCGTGGGCTATGGCGATATCGCCCCTAGCACTGTCGTCGGCCGCTTGATTGCCGTAGTCAACATGGTGATTGGCATTGGCATTTTGGCTGCCTTAAGTGCCACCCTGGCTAGCATTCTGGTGAACCGCAAGCTCAAGGAGGAGTTGGGCATGAGTGCCTACGACGTGGCTGACCACATCATTCTGTGCGAGTGGAACCATCGGGCGGCAGTGATTCTACGGGAGTTGCGGGCGGATAGCAAAACCTGGCAGACGCCCATCGTGCTGATTGCTACCCTGGAGCGGAAACCGGTGGATGATGACAATTTGTTCTTCGTGCGGGGAAAAGTCTCAGATGAGACCCTGCGACAGGCTAACTTAGCCCGGGCCAGCACGGTGATTATTCTCGGGGATGACCAGCTGGAGGATACAGCCCGAGATGCCAAGGTGGTGCTGTCGACCCTGACGGTGGAAAGCATCAACCCTAGCGCTTATACCATCGTGGAGCTGGTGGATCAGGCCCATGTGATTACCTGCCAGCGGGCCAGGGCCAATGAAATTATTGTCAGCAGCGATATCAGCAGTAAGCTGATGTCCCAGGCGGCTCTGAACCATGGCATTACCAAGGTGGTCTCAGAGATGCTGAGTTTTCAGGTGGGGCATCAGCTCTACAAGATTCCCATGCCCAAATCTCGGGTGGGCTGCTCCTTTGTGGAGGTGCTGACCTACATGAAGGCACACCTACCAGAGTCTGGTGGTGGCGGTGCAGAAGGGGGCGGAAGGGGAGGGTGGTGTCTAACCCGCCGGCGAACTATCCCCTGGAGGCCGATGACTACTTGA
- a CDS encoding SLC13 family permease codes for MQLWQYHRHRWTWGWGQALLWFVMGLCGAGLVWSSPGLLSTLAGWPWQAGLAVGVTVLTFLLTMLTAYPPEMIFLGGLGLLMVSGVLDTEQALEGFSNPGMVTVGVLYVVVTGLQQTGGLAWISQQVLGLPKGLPSAMTRLMLPVMGLSVFLNNTPVVAMFVPVVNDWCRKLRISPSKLMIPLSYAAIFGGTCSLIGTSTNLVVNGMLIAATDHPGLGLFDITRVSLPCAVAGVGYLLLSHRWLLPQRKSVLGDADDPRQYTVEMVVEPGSPLAGKTIEQAGLRHLPGLFLMEIARGSQILTAVTPREVLQEHDQLVFVGMVDSIVDLQRLRGLKPATDQVFKLDSPRTERSLIEAVVSNTCPLVGMTIREGQFRSRYNAVVLAVARNGERLPGKLGDITLMAGDTLLLEAHSSFLEQQRVSRDFYLVSEVPNSEPLRHDQAPLALAILIAMVVLASVGWMSMLNAAALAAILMVALRCCSAERALRSIEWQVLLVIGAALGLGKALEVTGAAGAIASTFIGIAGDNPWLALAVVYGITTLMTEIITNNAAAAVVFPIALAVSQTLGVSPMPFVIAIMIGASASFSTPIGYQTNLMVYGPGGYKFSDFMRVGIPLNLLFWSVTVLLTPLVYPF; via the coding sequence ATGCAGCTTTGGCAATATCACCGGCACCGTTGGACTTGGGGGTGGGGCCAAGCCCTCCTCTGGTTTGTGATGGGCCTCTGTGGGGCCGGCCTGGTCTGGTCTAGCCCTGGCCTCTTGTCTACCCTGGCGGGCTGGCCCTGGCAGGCGGGGCTAGCCGTCGGGGTGACGGTCCTCACCTTTCTGCTGACGATGCTGACGGCCTATCCGCCGGAGATGATTTTCTTGGGGGGATTGGGGCTGCTAATGGTGAGTGGGGTGCTAGACACCGAACAGGCCCTAGAAGGGTTTAGTAACCCTGGCATGGTGACAGTAGGGGTGCTCTACGTCGTGGTCACGGGGCTGCAACAGACCGGGGGGCTGGCTTGGATTTCCCAGCAGGTCTTGGGCCTACCCAAGGGATTGCCCTCGGCCATGACCCGGTTGATGTTGCCGGTGATGGGGCTCAGTGTCTTTCTCAACAACACCCCTGTCGTGGCCATGTTTGTGCCGGTAGTGAATGATTGGTGCCGCAAACTCAGAATCAGTCCGTCGAAGTTGATGATTCCCCTCAGCTATGCGGCCATCTTTGGCGGGACCTGCAGCCTGATTGGCACCAGTACCAACCTGGTGGTGAATGGCATGTTGATTGCCGCTACCGATCATCCGGGGTTGGGGTTGTTTGATATTACCCGGGTCAGTTTGCCTTGCGCCGTAGCCGGGGTGGGCTATCTGCTGCTAAGCCATCGTTGGCTACTGCCGCAGCGCAAGTCGGTGCTGGGCGATGCCGATGATCCACGCCAATATACCGTGGAAATGGTGGTGGAACCGGGCAGTCCCCTGGCGGGAAAAACCATTGAGCAGGCGGGGCTACGTCACTTGCCGGGACTATTCTTGATGGAGATTGCCCGCGGCAGTCAGATTTTAACGGCGGTGACTCCTCGGGAGGTGCTGCAGGAGCATGACCAGTTGGTGTTTGTGGGCATGGTGGATTCCATCGTCGATTTGCAGCGGCTCAGGGGACTGAAACCGGCCACCGATCAGGTATTTAAGCTGGATAGCCCCCGCACCGAGCGCAGCCTGATCGAGGCGGTGGTGTCCAATACCTGTCCGCTGGTGGGGATGACCATCCGGGAGGGGCAATTCCGCAGTCGCTACAACGCGGTGGTGCTGGCCGTGGCCCGCAATGGGGAGCGACTGCCGGGGAAGTTGGGGGATATTACCCTGATGGCGGGAGATACTCTGCTATTAGAAGCCCACTCCTCGTTCTTGGAGCAACAGCGGGTGTCGCGGGATTTTTATCTGGTCAGCGAGGTGCCCAATTCGGAACCTCTACGCCATGACCAGGCTCCTTTGGCGCTGGCTATCTTGATTGCCATGGTGGTCTTGGCCAGTGTCGGCTGGATGAGCATGCTGAATGCGGCGGCGTTGGCGGCTATTCTCATGGTGGCGCTGCGCTGCTGCTCAGCGGAGCGGGCCTTGCGCAGCATCGAATGGCAGGTGCTGCTGGTCATCGGGGCGGCCTTGGGGCTGGGGAAAGCCCTGGAGGTGACGGGGGCGGCCGGTGCGATCGCATCCACCTTCATCGGCATCGCCGGGGACAATCCCTGGCTGGCCCTAGCCGTGGTCTATGGCATCACCACCCTGATGACCGAAATCATCACCAATAATGCGGCGGCGGCGGTGGTATTTCCCATTGCCCTGGCCGTCTCCCAGACCCTGGGGGTGAGCCCCATGCCCTTCGTCATCGCCATCATGATCGGTGCCTCCGCCAGTTTCTCCACCCCCATCGGCTACCAGACCAACCTGATGGTCTACGGCCCTGGCGGCTATAAATTCTCCGACTTCATGCGGGTGGGCATTCCCCTGAACCTGCTGTTTTGGAGCGTCACCGTACTGTTAACTCCCCTGGTGTACCCGTTCTAG
- a CDS encoding TVP38/TMEM64 family protein produces MSRLKFIALGLLIVLAIWLINHYGMAQIRAQVDQLGMWSPLAIFCLRFTSVVVPALPGTAYSVLSGGLLGFSQGLAVICLADLLSCCLSFCLSRRYGRQLVQRLVGERLMTRVDTLSQRHLERNFFLMTGFLMTGFFDFVCYGVGLTKAPWLKFAPALVLSIAISNPPIVALGAGILEGGKLLLGFALLGIFGLAIVTGLVQRYRVTDAPEP; encoded by the coding sequence CTGAGTCGTCTCAAGTTCATTGCCCTTGGACTCCTGATTGTCCTGGCAATTTGGCTGATTAACCACTACGGCATGGCCCAGATCCGAGCCCAGGTGGACCAGCTGGGGATGTGGAGTCCCTTAGCTATTTTCTGTTTGCGGTTCACCAGTGTGGTGGTTCCGGCTTTGCCGGGGACAGCCTATTCTGTGCTCTCCGGTGGTCTATTGGGCTTCAGCCAGGGGTTAGCTGTCATTTGCCTGGCGGATCTGCTATCTTGCTGCCTGAGTTTTTGCCTGTCGCGACGCTACGGTCGTCAACTGGTGCAACGCCTGGTGGGAGAGCGCCTCATGACTCGGGTCGATACCCTGAGTCAGCGACACCTAGAACGCAATTTCTTCCTCATGACCGGCTTTTTAATGACCGGCTTTTTCGATTTCGTCTGCTACGGGGTTGGGTTAACGAAAGCGCCCTGGCTGAAATTTGCTCCGGCCCTGGTGCTGAGTATTGCCATCTCTAACCCGCCGATTGTGGCCCTGGGAGCCGGGATCTTAGAAGGGGGCAAACTGCTACTGGGATTTGCCCTACTCGGCATCTTTGGTCTGGCCATTGTAACGGGGCTGGTGCAGCGTTATCGAGTCACGGATGCACCTGAGCCCTGA
- a CDS encoding helix-turn-helix transcriptional regulator: MTCSHNGQHSAKLLHRTVRARAADGVDCHPGAPPRRGAPDPDDHTPGDHDAAAAIVQTMQQTAQWLGIILPDYSVHTIRKDLKTLRRYGILEQRMYRWGYYLGSGVFTSDELRAALQALASQAQHQGDPRIRKLYSTLERRLRGLNLELQGQLFYPVRTHLSRTIVYTDPDEMMAKGHYRRTLFHALDVVERAIATGQSLELMRHRDPYGSMGTGHLTVYPLQLIYADTAWYLLYEHLHNQHLEIARVDRLSEQVTALDYECRSLQAQTQRLEVAHQLLKQGWGLYLGTSEEQQQERSGQGKLVSVKVRFFHPVAEFILEGERRHPSQRLRRGHTQGDPHVDFSVQLPPRSLREFSHWVNRFMHLAQILTPKELAAQHRQNALALAQRYAPDSP, encoded by the coding sequence TTGACATGCAGCCATAATGGGCAACACTCCGCCAAGCTCCTACACAGAACCGTCCGCGCTCGAGCGGCTGATGGTGTTGATTGCCACCCTGGTGCGCCACCCCGGCGTGGGGCCCCCGACCCCGATGATCACACCCCCGGCGACCATGACGCCGCCGCCGCCATCGTGCAAACAATGCAACAGACGGCTCAATGGCTTGGCATTATCTTGCCTGACTACTCAGTCCACACCATTCGCAAAGATCTCAAAACCCTGCGCCGCTACGGCATCCTAGAACAGCGCATGTATCGCTGGGGTTACTATTTAGGCAGCGGCGTCTTCACCAGCGACGAACTGCGCGCCGCCCTGCAAGCCCTGGCCAGCCAAGCCCAACACCAAGGCGACCCACGTATCCGCAAACTCTACAGCACCCTAGAACGCCGCCTGCGAGGCCTGAATCTAGAACTCCAGGGCCAGCTATTCTACCCGGTGCGCACTCACCTTAGCCGCACCATCGTCTACACCGACCCTGATGAGATGATGGCCAAGGGGCACTATCGCCGCACCCTATTTCATGCCCTAGATGTTGTGGAACGTGCGATCGCAACCGGCCAATCCCTAGAGTTAATGCGTCATCGCGACCCCTACGGCAGCATGGGCACAGGCCACCTCACCGTCTATCCCCTGCAGCTGATCTACGCTGACACCGCCTGGTATCTCCTCTATGAGCATCTGCACAATCAGCATTTAGAGATCGCCCGGGTCGATCGCCTCAGTGAGCAGGTTACAGCCTTGGACTATGAGTGCCGCAGTCTGCAGGCACAAACTCAACGCCTAGAAGTAGCCCACCAATTATTAAAGCAGGGGTGGGGGCTCTACCTAGGCACCTCAGAAGAGCAACAACAAGAACGTTCGGGCCAGGGCAAACTGGTCTCGGTAAAGGTGCGCTTCTTCCATCCGGTAGCTGAATTCATCCTAGAAGGAGAACGTCGTCACCCCAGTCAGCGCCTCAGAAGAGGGCACACCCAGGGGGACCCCCATGTCGATTTCTCGGTGCAACTGCCACCGCGATCCTTGCGAGAATTCAGCCATTGGGTCAATCGCTTCATGCACTTGGCCCAGATTTTGACCCCCAAGGAACTAGCTGCCCAACATCGACAGAATGCCTTGGCCCTGGCCCAGCGCTACGCCCCAGATAGCCCCTGA
- a CDS encoding Cas10/Cmr2 second palm domain-containing protein — translation MTETIYTAISFAPVQGFIEKSRKLRDLYGASGLLSYLAKQLVEAKPENCSVISPASVNLQQGMPNRILIRGDYPRNLAQQTLLQSWQKILDDSRNWVERRLQSTFPPDSYHWQEVWDKWGRYHWEVFWGHGNSIQAAMDDLETRKLRRDWVAVNWVGESSSLSGVDAIAWPGLGAFNSDPGWPIATAEKQQLDSFYQVLDKSLSHPGTGEDDTTGRFLASNERLSVPELVKRLVTWPQLAKKLGITELESGFTDIHRNTRDGKGQWTGWFMGDGDKVGDHLKEIAKSGDQAIADFSQAMRQWGKTFSQSMPKQKGRVIYAGGDDFLGVLYGQSPDHPLAPKAALEWLMGLNAQWQQHGYDLTVSVGFVWVSPHVPQRDVLQHCRQAQKRSKRLGRDRVTIRIVFNSGQSVQWTCRWQDLGVLTGYCDRNGKRWDETPNWVHLLTDWQHLKARHAIPVKASEEHIDQQIAIEFFEIYFPGYKQYLLNHSQDILGNDDNPRAMIDWIEGAIQVGWYLGSA, via the coding sequence ATGACTGAGACAATCTACACGGCCATCAGCTTCGCCCCAGTTCAAGGATTCATTGAAAAATCGCGTAAGTTGCGAGATCTCTATGGAGCCTCAGGACTGCTGTCTTATCTAGCTAAACAACTGGTTGAAGCTAAACCCGAGAATTGCAGCGTCATTTCTCCGGCATCAGTTAATTTGCAGCAGGGCATGCCTAATCGCATCTTGATTCGCGGCGATTACCCTCGCAATTTAGCCCAGCAAACCTTGCTGCAATCCTGGCAAAAAATCTTAGACGACTCTCGTAATTGGGTTGAAAGGCGTTTGCAGTCAACCTTTCCCCCTGACAGCTATCACTGGCAAGAGGTGTGGGATAAATGGGGACGCTATCACTGGGAGGTGTTTTGGGGCCATGGCAATTCTATTCAAGCTGCCATGGATGACTTGGAAACTCGAAAATTACGTCGGGATTGGGTCGCCGTAAACTGGGTCGGTGAAAGCTCTAGCCTATCTGGGGTGGATGCCATTGCCTGGCCAGGCCTGGGAGCATTCAATTCTGATCCGGGGTGGCCGATTGCAACTGCTGAAAAGCAGCAGCTTGATAGCTTTTATCAAGTGCTAGATAAATCTCTCAGCCACCCTGGTACCGGTGAAGACGACACGACAGGGCGATTTTTAGCCTCCAATGAACGCCTGAGCGTGCCTGAGTTGGTTAAACGCCTAGTCACTTGGCCGCAACTCGCTAAAAAGCTAGGCATTACTGAACTGGAATCCGGCTTTACCGATATCCATCGCAACACTCGTGATGGCAAGGGGCAGTGGACCGGCTGGTTCATGGGGGATGGCGATAAAGTAGGCGATCACCTCAAGGAAATTGCCAAGTCTGGAGATCAGGCTATTGCCGACTTTAGTCAGGCCATGCGGCAGTGGGGAAAAACCTTTAGCCAGTCTATGCCTAAGCAGAAGGGGCGCGTCATTTATGCCGGTGGGGACGACTTCCTGGGAGTACTCTATGGCCAATCTCCCGATCACCCATTAGCCCCCAAAGCAGCCTTGGAGTGGTTGATGGGATTGAACGCCCAATGGCAACAACATGGCTATGACCTCACCGTAAGTGTCGGGTTTGTTTGGGTTTCTCCACATGTGCCCCAACGAGATGTGCTACAACATTGCCGCCAAGCCCAAAAACGCTCTAAACGGCTTGGGCGTGATCGAGTCACGATTCGAATTGTGTTCAATAGCGGCCAGTCGGTGCAATGGACCTGCCGCTGGCAAGATTTAGGCGTATTGACAGGATATTGCGATCGCAACGGCAAGCGCTGGGACGAAACCCCTAACTGGGTACATCTCCTCACCGACTGGCAACACTTGAAAGCCCGCCATGCCATTCCCGTCAAAGCCAGCGAAGAGCACATCGACCAGCAAATTGCCATCGAGTTTTTCGAGATTTACTTTCCCGGTTATAAGCAGTACCTGCTGAATCATAGCCAAGACATTTTAGGCAATGATGATAACCCCAGGGCCATGATCGATTGGATTGAAGGGGCAATTCAAGTGGGCTGGTATCTAGGCTCAGCCTAA